ATCCCGGCAGCGAGTTTGGCAAACACGCCAATAGCGGTTCCCATCGCCAGCGATTCGTAATAGACCTCCTTGCGAAATCCAAGATCGACAAGAATCGATTCGTTAAACAGAGAGATCCCTGACGCGATCATTCCGTACAGTGAAATACCGCCAGCTGCGACCCAGAACATCGCAGTTGAAAGTGCTTGTTGGTGAGTGAAGTCAACGGACTGCGAGTCGCGACCTTTGTTCACCGCTGATCGAATGTTCGTATCCCACGGCTGATTTCTGTCCCGAGCCAGACATGTCAGCACGATCGTCAAACCTACGACAGCCCACCCAAGGACTCCCCAAAGCAATCTCCAGTCAACGTTGGCGTACTCTCTTCCGACCAATGCTGCAGCGATGAAGCCACCAGCCATCAGGATAGAGTAAACAGCCATGGGCAGACTCACACTTCGGTCAAACCACTTCCCGACGATCGTTATGCTCACAACGGACAGAGCGCTCTGTCCGAGTCCTCGGGTCAGTAGAATGGCCACGAACAAAAAAAGAATTGAATTCAGCCGCGTCATCGCAAGAACAACGCACCCAAGCGCCAACATGACACTACCGAGAGTCAGCCGAATCCCGTGTCGGTCAATGAGTGTGCCCATCCCGAGACAAAACAGCGATCCGAGGAGAGTGGCCCACAAATTCATCTGGCCATAAGCCGTACGGGTCAACCCCAGCGTTGGGTCTGTTAGCAACCGTTCTGTGATCATACCAAGGCCGTGCGTGCGACCCGGAAGTGTCGCCACCATCGCGAGCGAAGCAACGACCACCATCACCCACCCATACCATCTCACAGAACTTGTACATGTAATTGAATCATGTTGGTCGACAATCTCCGCTTTACTCGCGCTCATAAGAATTCACCGGAAATACAGAGCTGAGCGATCCGGTCCGGCGCCGCGACATTGCAGATAGTCATGAAACTCCACGTAGTGAGTCTCGCGCTGGTGACCGCCGTCCGATTCGGCGTTGTAACTCAGGTACAACTGCCGTCTCCACGACTGGGACCGATTGGAAGAGGAGCGGTGCGGCGTGAAACCGTCAAACACAGCGATGTCACCTGGCTGCAACTCAAGCGGGACACATCGAGACTCCTCAACCGCCGTATCAGGCAACTGATGATACTGTCCATCCTGCGGCGTCAGCGGTCCCTGCCGATGATAACCGGGGAACACTTCAGTGCAGCCATTCTCTGCGGTCGATGGATCAATCGGGATCAGAACAGTCAGAAAGCTGCGCGGGAAGCCAGGCCAGGAAATCCAATCCTGATGCAATTCATAGCCTTTGGTTCCCGGCTGTTTGAAAATTAACTTGTCTTTGAAGAGACAGGCCGGTTCCCCATAGAGACCATGAAGGATCCCCATCAACCGCGGGTCGCCGGAGAACCGCGCGCAGTCGGGGCTGAGATCAATCACGGGGTCGAATGTCTCCCAGAGTGATTCCGATCCGTCAAAAGTCTCCCGAAAGCGGCAGCGCAGATTGTTTCTGTCGATCAAGTGCTGCTCGCGTGTGAGTCGCCAAGCATCGACAGACAGAGCCGCCACTTCAGAGGCCGTGAAAACTTCGCGAATAACCACGTACCCAGATCGTTTCCACAGGTCAATCTGCCCCCGCGACAGAGGTACGGTTCCTGAGTGATTCACCATTCCCTTTCTGCCAGCATCTACGTTTCCCTGCGAATCGTCGACCGAGTGTTGACTAAAATTCACCAACAACCTCCCCGCCACTTCGTGTTGCCAAGCTGCGCCAGATCCCCATGTCGATACTGTCACTAATGAAGCGGGCAGATCCGTCGCAGAGCAACAGATTCACTCCTCCTGAATGTCGGCTTCTAGCGGCCTTCCAGCCCGAGGCTATGTACCCAAGGCTCGCCGGCCCGTTGGCGACACAGTCATAGTTGCTGCTGTTGGGGCTGTAGTAGTGGTTGTAAGAGGCGCAGCGAATTTCTCCGGAGTACCACGAAAATTGCCGCGGATCGGCAGAGTTGTATGTCGTTGCAGCTGCACAAGTGACGTCAGTGATGCTTTGACCAAACTGAAGATTTCGGTAGACCTCTTGCTCGGAGCCCGGAGGCGCGGAAGAACCGCTAACCATTGGTCCGGTGCCAAGCAGGCTCTCTGACATCGCAGCGGTATTGCTCGATCCATCCCGAATTTGACTAATTCGGATCCCGGAATCTGCAAAAAAGACACCATCGGCATCGTACGGAGAACCATGATTCACACCAGCTGGGTCAATGCCAGTTCCCATGTTGGCGCAGTAGTTGGTCGGTCCGATACCCTCGGTCACTCCCCAATTCATCGACACCTTCTGAGATGAATCAGAAGGGCACAGATAAAGCGGAACAAGCGTGGCGGCAGCTAGGCGATTGTTGCCATCCGGAATAATCCATGCGCCGTCTACGTTTTGATACGTGGACGATTCTAGGTTCAGAAGACCAAACACCGCTGACTGCTCGAGGAACGGCGTGAGGTATGCCATGACTCCCCAGTTACCCCTGGAGTACCCAATGTAACCTCCTGATCCAGGTCGTCCCCCGGGGATGAGATTCGGTGGAAGTCGACTGTGCACGTCATGATAGTTGTGCATCGCGATCCCGAGCTGCTTCAAGTGACTCTTGCACTGCAAGCGACGTGCAGCCTCGCGCGCTTGCTGAACGGCAGGCAACAGAAGTGCGATGAGAATGGCAATGATGGCGATCACAACCAATAGCTCAATCAGAGTAAAACCACGACGTGAGACCGTACGCATTCGAACGTCCTCCATGAAGAAATGAGTAGTTGATCGTGTGGAACTAGTGATCAATCGGCCCAGTCTTCTGAGTGATGACACAAACACGACAACATTCTTACGATCGTTAGAGTACTAGGTGTTCGAGGTTTTGCAACAGCACATCGAAATCAACTCTGAAACCTTTCGCACTTCGAGTGATGCTCTTGGATTACACTTACAATCAAATGATGGAATCGAGCAGACTCCAATGGAGAGCTCTTCTTGAGCGTTTCACATCACTTTGGCCGAAACAGATCACACACCTTTGCAACCAACGTCGGCTTTATTAACCGCTGTGTGTCAAAATCCGCGACGAGATGGTCGGCAAAGTTTTGTCTACACACTGAAGGCAACATCAAAACTCACTGTCAGAGTCCGTGACTTCCTCGCCAGTCCGATGACTCTGTACCATTTGCATGCAAAGTGGTGCTTGATCGCAGCCGCTAGAACCCCGGGTTCCACTACGGGGCATTCGTGATCTTGATCTTCAAGAAGCGAGCATTTGTTAGTGCCAGTTCCAGAGGTTGATTTCTGCTTGAGTCGCTGGCCTGACGTTTAGGATTTCGATTGAGAACTCGCTGCCGAATCGCCCGTGCTCATTGGCGTAGAGTTCTGTCAGGGCGGGGCGAGTCGGCTGGGGGACCTGCTCTTCATCAGCAATCTACGATCCAATCAGATTCGTCCCAACCGTCTTCTGTAGCGTAAACATGCATTCTGTTGACGATCCCATCGGCGTCGACTGAGAATTCGACGAGATGTGGCCAGGATTCGACATGGAAGCGAGTTTCGTCGATGGGAATCAATCGTACTTCTCGAAAACGACCAATCGGACCCTTTCGGTTATCGAATGTCGGCTCTTCGACCGTAGCCACAAGGCAGTGGTCATTCAATCGAACTTGAGTTGCCAATCTGGGATCTTCAACTGCAAGATAACGACCTTCAAAACGACTCAACGACGTTGCCAGTGCTGAAGCTTGAGACAGTGGAATGTCTAAGTAATTGAGCAATTCCGACTTTCGGGTATTCCAATTCTCCTCAGTGACAACTTGCCGCAATTTCGAGATCGAAAGCTGCTCAAAAATACGGTCTGAAATTTCATCGAACTCTTCCCAGAAAGCGATGAACCCAGTGTAACCGCTAAGTTGTCGGTTCTTCGTGAAGGGATAGTTGTCGTGGGCTGCGACCCAAAGGTTGAGAAGCTCTTTTCCGCGTTTCGCAACAATTGTGCGAAAATTCTCCGCGATGTCGAATGGCTTTGAATAAACAAACACAGCATCGAAGTTGTGGATCACCTCTTCGATTTTTCGGATGAGATCTAAAATCTGATTGCGATGGCAGTCGAAAATCAACAATGATCGAACATGATTTTGGAGAATGGAAACGTCAAAAACTTCAACGCCACCAGTATGCTCTAACCGTTGCAAGTGACTGTGCCAGCGAATGATGACGTCATCAAAGTATTCGCGCTGAGTCTGATACCGTTGAGGATCAAAAAACAAACGTAGCGGGTGGTCTGGACTTTCCTCATGCCACCAACGTGTGGTCTGCCCACGGGCTCTCATTTCAAGCAAGATGAATTGAGAGAGCGTCGACTTTCCAGTCCCGGGCATACCATCAACGAGAATCAACTTCGATTTCTGCACTTGTCGAAACTTTCCGTCTTGCAAAATGGCATATAGTGGAAGCCTCCTTTGCACTCGATTTCAACCCAAAAATTCAAGTTGTTCACCTGAAGGTATCGGATTGCGGAGGGAAACTTCCGCCACGTCGTCTGCGGATCTCTGCGAACCGAAATTCGAGACCAAAGGCGTCGTGCAACATGGATCAACTCGCTATTCGAATCATCTTCGAACGCCGTTGGATGGTATTTATACATTGAGAATTGCCACGAGAACGTTTGAACTCAACTCGCTTCGGCTAGATAAATCAAAAAACGGAGCAAACTCTTGATAGTGAAGCGGTGTCCACAACTTCATTCGTTTGAGTTTGCCAGTAAACCGCCATGGTCCTTTCGACCTAAGCTATTTCCCTGATA
The nucleotide sequence above comes from Thalassoglobus sp. JC818. Encoded proteins:
- a CDS encoding MFS transporter; translated protein: MRWYGWVMVVVASLAMVATLPGRTHGLGMITERLLTDPTLGLTRTAYGQMNLWATLLGSLFCLGMGTLIDRHGIRLTLGSVMLALGCVVLAMTRLNSILFLFVAILLTRGLGQSALSVVSITIVGKWFDRSVSLPMAVYSILMAGGFIAAALVGREYANVDWRLLWGVLGWAVVGLTIVLTCLARDRNQPWDTNIRSAVNKGRDSQSVDFTHQQALSTAMFWVAAGGISLYGMIASGISLFNESILVDLGFRKEVYYESLAMGTAIGVFAKLAAGMLGIHVPLNRLLSVALLLLAVSLAWLTQLSTYTDVVIYVGINAVSGGMLTVLFFSTWSQLYGQSYLGRIQGNAQMLTVIASAFGPLLFAQAREWSGSYHPLLWMLAAVVLLNAAIAWFTSLPRHPSTFGNST
- a CDS encoding DUF1559 domain-containing protein, whose amino-acid sequence is MRTVSRRGFTLIELLVVIAIIAILIALLLPAVQQAREAARRLQCKSHLKQLGIAMHNYHDVHSRLPPNLIPGGRPGSGGYIGYSRGNWGVMAYLTPFLEQSAVFGLLNLESSTYQNVDGAWIIPDGNNRLAAATLVPLYLCPSDSSQKVSMNWGVTEGIGPTNYCANMGTGIDPAGVNHGSPYDADGVFFADSGIRISQIRDGSSNTAAMSESLLGTGPMVSGSSAPPGSEQEVYRNLQFGQSITDVTCAAATTYNSADPRQFSWYSGEIRCASYNHYYSPNSSNYDCVANGPASLGYIASGWKAARSRHSGGVNLLLCDGSARFISDSIDMGIWRSLATRSGGEVVGEF
- a CDS encoding phytanoyl-CoA dioxygenase family protein, whose translation is MNFSQHSVDDSQGNVDAGRKGMVNHSGTVPLSRGQIDLWKRSGYVVIREVFTASEVAALSVDAWRLTREQHLIDRNNLRCRFRETFDGSESLWETFDPVIDLSPDCARFSGDPRLMGILHGLYGEPACLFKDKLIFKQPGTKGYELHQDWISWPGFPRSFLTVLIPIDPSTAENGCTEVFPGYHRQGPLTPQDGQYHQLPDTAVEESRCVPLELQPGDIAVFDGFTPHRSSSNRSQSWRRQLYLSYNAESDGGHQRETHYVEFHDYLQCRGAGPDRSALYFR